The genomic region TTGGTATAACTTCTCAATTTGATATTTacgatttaaaatcaatagaagtggtccctgagattgtctactgtcaatcattttggtcattccgtgaaaaatctccGCTAAATACAGGGTAGTTTTGTTAAATCAACTCATCTACTTTAATCGGTGGCTTCTTCAAATTAATATagatttttaggaaaactaatgaaaagaatttgaaaactttgagttttaatgatgaagacaaaataaagggtcaagtaaatagtaccaggtttgactttttaatgtaaaaatgtgatttttcgttaaagtgaacagtaatgcgggtttttcgttaaaactttctagatttttcatagaatgactaaaatgattgacggtgaaCAATCTCACGCTCCACTCCCatcgattttaaatctaaaaactaaaatgaaaaattatgatAATATCATGAATCAATGGCTTATTATAATTATAACTTTTACATTCGAACTTCGTAAGCAAAATGCTTTTGTCGTCTTGAAAAAGCTTGCTTGCTTTCTGTGTCCATGGCAACCAATCAAAATCCAGAGAAAGCATCTGATCCCAAGGGCCCTTGTCTCTTCCCTCCATTCAAAGCCCAtccttccttcttccttctttggaATGGAATCACTACTTTTGGCTTCTGTGGGCCGGGCTGCAAAAACAATGATTCTTTGCCTTTCATCTCCACTCCTTTCTTTTACAACATGAATATTCAAAGAAATACTCTACACATATTATCCTTTGTTGACACCATGTATATGCTATCTTCTTACATGTATGTTAAGTTGTATGATACTTGTAAGGGGCTAGCGATTTAAGTTGGTTAAGAGCTTCCGTTCATGTGTTTGAGATGACCTTTGTTCGATTTCTCTCTCCTTCAGTATCGATTGTGTAAAGAAAAGTTGTATGACATTTTGACACTAAAACACGTTAAGATATATGTATTCATATGACCGCGAATAGTTTAGATTACAATCTGACAACATAACAAGCTACGACAGAACATTTTCAAACTCTACTAGTACTATAGTTACATAGGACATTGATAAAATTTCATGATGATAACTAATAATGTCATTAATTATGAACCACTTGTTCATCTAAAACTTGAATTATGCAGTGGAGTTCTTGAACAACATCCTTCATGGCTggtctctctcccttcttttcCCTCAGACATGCAAGTCCAAGCTCTAAGAAAAGCTTTACACTCGCTACTGTATTCCCCGAAGGCTCGTCGCTGAGTAGCCGGTGATCCACAACCTCCATAGCTGCACCATTGTTGGCTCTTACTCTCACATAAATGGCTAAGTTCACGTCGTCCTGATCCCGCGAGAAATCAATGGCCTTTTGTGATGTCAAAAGCTCAAGCAGGACGACTCCATAGCTATAAACATCACTCTTGTCAGTTAACTGGTAGTTCCGATAATATTCGGGGTCTAAGTATCCTAATGTTCCCTGAGCGCATGTCGAGACATGACTCAACCCCGGACAAGCCAACCTGGACAGCCCGAAATCTGAAACTTTGGCGTTGAAATCGCTGTCCAGAAGTATGTTGGTTGACTTGACATCTCTATGGTAGATGGGAGTGTGCGCCGCGGAGTGTAAATAAGTCAATGCTTCAGCAGTTTGCACGGCAATTCTGAGCCTAGTTTTCCAGTCAAGAAATGTCGAAAACTTACCGTGTAAATGGTCACTGAGAGTGCCATTGGAGATGTACTCATAGATCATCAATGGCTGCTCAGCTTCCACACAATAGCCCAAGAGTCTGACCAGGTTCTTGTGATTGACTTGGGAAAGTATCCCAACTTCATTTAGTACATGTTCTGTGCTCTTGATGTTGCCAACTTTCGCAGACTTGACGGCGATGAGAGTCCGATCTTCGAGCTCTCCTTTGTACACTTCTCCAAAACCACCACTCCCCAAAAGTTTGTCTTTGGAGAAACCATTGGTGGCTTTCTTCACTTCTTTCAAGCTAAATGTTCGAGCCGATTTCCCATCATTGTTGCTCTTCAAAATGTCCTCTCTTGCCCTGGTAAGTTTCTCCTGCTTCGAGAATTTGCAGGATCTTTTCACCGTGACTATTGCTACAACTGCGGTTACAACGAAAAATGAGATTACCCCAATCGAGACCTTTAGGCTCAGACCGGCTTTCATGTTCCTCTTGTTCCTTGAGCAAGTGCCAAGAAGATGATCCCAATAGTAGTCTC from Pyrus communis chromosome 9, drPyrComm1.1, whole genome shotgun sequence harbors:
- the LOC137744677 gene encoding wall-associated receptor kinase-like 20, which produces MVTKANIMPGFLCCCFFIILFVDFRCSSQNTCPGCGSMKVPYPLSTNPDCGDPNYSLHCDPSSKKLYFDALNGSYYLVLQIMAPYQRMVVQPSPWLPGKCVTRDLVVSEGLWLNQSLPFNITSSNTIFLYNCSPRLLVSPLNCTPSSLCHRYLESSGYIDTNRALQCKNRLNLCCTFVAGGMPSAYKIRLHNSGCKAFRSILHLDINKPPSQWGEGLEIQWAPPLEPICRTQLDCSSASKCLPTGSSGVSRCLCNRDYYWDHLLGTCSRNKRNMKAGLSLKVSIGVISFFVVTAVVAIVTVKRSCKFSKQEKLTRAREDILKSNNDGKSARTFSLKEVKKATNGFSKDKLLGSGGFGEVYKGELEDRTLIAVKSAKVGNIKSTEHVLNEVGILSQVNHKNLVRLLGYCVEAEQPLMIYEYISNGTLSDHLHGKFSTFLDWKTRLRIAVQTAEALTYLHSAAHTPIYHRDVKSTNILLDSDFNAKVSDFGLSRLACPGLSHVSTCAQGTLGYLDPEYYRNYQLTDKSDVYSYGVVLLELLTSQKAIDFSRDQDDVNLAIYVRVRANNGAAMEVVDHRLLSDEPSGNTVASVKLFLELGLACLREKKGERPAMKDVVQELHCIIQVLDEQVVHN